The DNA segment TTTTATTTCTTCGGGTTTTAACCAAGCTACTTTTTCTATACCCTCTTCTAGCTGCCCTTGTAGTTTTCCAGAATAAGAAGTTTTCATTTCGTACCAGTAAGTTATTTTTAGCTTATATTGCCCGTTACGTTTAAAAACGTGATACGTTTTTTGTAGTTTCTTTACAATTTTCAGGTTTTTAACCCCTGTCTCCTCCTCTACTTCGCGCATCGCCGTTTCTTCCATCTCTTCGCCACGCTCGGTACCACCTTTGGGTAAGTCCCATTTACCGTTTCTAAAAATAAAAAGTACCTCGCCATTATCATTATATACTAAACCACCACCTGCTTTTGCAACAGGTAATTTCTCTTTTAGTTTTTTAAGTATTGCTTTTTCGTCAGGATAGTATAATAAAGCTTTATTTACTTTATTATTAAACATTTTTACGATAAGCTGTTCTATATCTACACTTTCCAATAAAAAAATTTGGAAATCAGTTTCCTTTTCTACTTTATTTGTTAGAAAAAGCGGTTTATCGTTTACAAAAACTTTATACATTTGCAATATGATTTTTAACACAACTACCGCCGAAAAAACAGCCGAATTGCTTTTACAAATAAACGCAATTAAATTAAATCCAAAAAATCCTTTTACATGGGCTTCCGGATGGAAATCGCCTATTTATTGCGACAATAGGATAACACTTTCATTTCCAGAAGTAAGAAACTACATTCGCGAAGAATTTTCTCGTAATATAGAACAAGTATACGGAAAACCCGATGTTATAGCAGGCGTAGCTACTGGTGCTATAGGAATAGGTATGCTAGTTGCAGATTTTATGGGACTACCATTTGTATATGTACGTCCTGAGGCTAAAAAACATGGTCGCCAAAACCAAATAGAAGGTTATTTACAAGAAGGTCAAAACGTAGTAGTTGTAGAAGACTTAATAAGTACAGGTAATAGCAGTCTGCAAGCTGTAGAAGCACTTAAAGCTGCCGGAGCTAACGTGCAAGGTATGGTTGCTATATTTACTTATGATTTTGATGTTTCCACAGAGAATTTTAAAAATGCAGGAATTACATTAAACACTTTAGGCAATTATGACACACTGTTACAACTTGCCGTAACAAAAGAATATATTACCGAAGAGGAACACGAAACACTAAAAGAATGGCGTAAAAACCCTTCAGAATGGGGACAAAAATAAGCCCTGATTTATACAAAATAATTAATACAACATATTATGAATTTACAAAGCCCAAAAGTAACGGTTGAAAAATCGGCACAATACATATTCGAATCATTATCTAATGTAAAGAATTTTGAAAAGCTAATGCCTGAAAACATTGCAAAATTTGAAGTAACAGGTGATGATTCTTTTATTTTCGGACTTAAAGGTATGCCAGAGATAAAACTAAAAATGAAAGAAAAAACACCTCCTAATAAATTAGTTTTAGGAGCTGCTAGTGACAAATTGCCATTTACACTTACTGGCAATATAAATACTGTGTCAGACACATCTAGCGAAGTACAACTATTATTTGAAGGCGAATTTAATGCTATGATGGCTATGATGGTAAAAGGACCTATAAGTAAGTTTATAGAAACTTTAGCAAAAAACATGCATAAGCTTTAAAAAGCAGTTAATTATATTTTAAAAGCCTTTAAGTGCATACTTAAAGGCTTTTTTGTTATTTTTAGGCAAATTCTCTACACTATGAAAAAAATACTCTTATTATTTACATTCCTACTTTCTGTAACTACTATACAAGCCCAGTCTGAAAATGACAATATTGATACTGTAATACTTACAGAAGCAGACAAAATGGGAAAAGCATTTGTAGCCGCAGAGTATGCTGTTTTTGCAAAATTTACACATCCTACAATTGTTACCATGATGGGGGGAGAAGAGAAAATGATAAGCGAAATTGCACGTAGTTTTGATTTAATAAAAGAAGATGGAGTAAGCTTTGAGGATATCAGCTACGGTGTCCCTTCAGAAATAATACAATATGAAGGACAGTTGCAATGCACCCTACCCCAAATGATTGAAATGAAAGTAGATGGCGGTACAGTTACTGCGAATGCTGTACTTATAGCCGTATCCATGGATAATGGTGTAAACTGGTATTTTATAGACCCTACAGGTAATGACATAGCAACGATGCGCAAAATAATTCCTACACTAAGCCCTTTACTGAAAATACCCGTAAGTGTTGAACCTACTTATAGTAAAGATAAATAGTAAAAACATACTTTTTATAATCCATAAATTTTATTTTCCAGTTAAACATTTTGTAACTTGGCATATATAAAAAACACTATAAACTCCCCTAATAAATCAATGGTTATGAAAAACATAAACGATTACGAAATTAACTATGAGCTTGAAGATGAAATAAATGATCCAGAGCTTGTAGAAATACATATAGGCGATGTAAACCTTCCTACAGGTAAAATTATTGTTGCCGATCCTTTTTTTACAGTAGAACAACGACCTTTTGCCCGCACAGTAGAACCTGATAAATATCCTGTGCATATTTATATGTCAAAAATTGACACAATGCACCACAGGGTAGCTTATGCTAAAATAAAATTTAGACCTGAAACAGCAACTAAATGGATATTAGCACTTACTGACGATATTACAGGCGAAGAAATGCAAGAGCTTGGAGAAGATGAGTTTTATGGTTTCCCTGTCGAGTCGGGATTAGCGTGTTTTCTTGATGAAAAAACAAATGCAGCCCTTATAACAAAAATAGAAGCGTTACAAGAAAAAGACCCTATAGCAAACTATTATGATGTTGTGCTTTCGGACGAGTTTCGCGAATACTCTGGCAAAAATGAATTTTCTAGAGAATTAGGCGACTGGAACGACCACCGACCTAATAAAGATTCTGATGATAATGCTATAATGTTTGCCTCTGGATGGGGCGATGGCTACTACCCTGCATACTGGGGGGTAAATAATAATGGTGATACTGTAGAACTTGTTATTGATTTTCTTATTAATGAGTTTGAAGAAGATGATAACGGAATAAGACTATAAACTAATATAACAATTGTACTTCTTTAACTTTATAAAAAACAATATTATCATCTTCTAGTTGTACCTCTAAGCTTCCGTTTTTAGATACTCCTTTTATGATACCCATAAACCTCATGCCTTCTTTTTCAAAAGGCATGGGGATATTTTTTTTATACAGTTGTTGTAAATATTTATCCCAAAGAGCATCTGCATCTTTATGTAATAATAAAGATAAGTTTCGCTTCAAATTTTCGGCAATAGCTACCATTACAGCATTTTTATCAAATTCTCTTTCGGCAACCAAGGCTAACGATGTTGCTTTTGGCAAACCCTCAAAATCAGTTTGATTAACATTAATACCTATGCCTACCACCGAGTGTATTTCGCCATTGCTCCTAATGTTGTTTTCTATAAGTATGCCGCCAAGTTTTTTATTCCCTGCCAAAATGTCGTTAGGCCATTTTATTGATAACCCTGATATGTTAAACATTTCTAGAGCATCTATTACACTAACAGCTACTGCTGCGTTTAGGTAAAAAATAGCATTAATTTCGAGTAGTAAATCTTTAACCAATACACTAAACGTTAAGTTTTTACCCTGTTGCGTTTCCCACTGAGTGCCCATTTGCCCTCTGCCCTGTGTTTGATGTTCTGCTACTGCAATAGTAAAATTTTCTACGTGCCTTGTTGACGATAACTCTTTTAAATAGTCATTAGTAGAGTTAATGGCACTGAGTTTGATTATATTCATTAAAAATAATAAGGAATAACCCGTTAATCTTGTATTAAGGTTCAAAAGTAAGTACAAAAAATGATAACTTTGCGTTATATATATAAATTTTAAATGGCGAAAAAAAACATAAGTAATGATGATTTATTAGCGAACATCATCAAAGGTATAGAAGAAGTTAAAGGAAATGATATTGATATTCTAGATTTAAGAGCTATCGACAACACTGTTTGCGATTATTTTGTAATCTGTAACGGTACTTCTAACACGCAAGTGAATGCTATTGTTCACTCTATTCAAAAAACAGTTTCAAAAGAGTTAAAAGATAAGCCTTGGCATGTAGAAGGTACAGACAATGGCGAATGGGTGCTTATGGACTATGTGAACATTGTGGTACACGTTTTCCAAAAGCATATAAGAGAATACTACAATATAGAAAGCCTGTGGGGTGATGCAAAAATCACATCTATAGGAAACAACTACTAACAAGCTATACAATAATTCATGTCAAAAGATAATAAACCGAGTAAAACACGTATAAATCCTTGGCTAATTTATGGAGGTATATTAGTCGCATTTCTTGCAATAAATTTCTTTGGAGGCGATTCTACGTGGAATGATCCTAAGCCTATATCATTGTCTAAATTCTATAAATTTGTGGATGACAATGAAGTAAACAAAGTAGTTTTTAATAAATCTACTGCCAAAGTATATCTTAAAGAAGACGCTATAACTAAAAAAGAGCACGAAGAAGTAAGCAAAGATATTTTTGATAAGCCTAATGCAGGTCCTCATTACACACTTGAAATAGGTAACTCTGAGCTTTTTCAAAAAAAGCTAGATGAAGCTTTACAAGCAGGTAAAATAAATGAATATAACCCCGAACCAGAGAGTATGTGGGGCGATCTTTTACTAACCCTACTTCCTATACTTATACTTGTAGCATTATGGATATTTATGATGCGTCGTATGTCGGGCGGTGGTGCTGGCGGCGGCGGACAGATATTTAATATCGGGAAATCGAAAGCGAAGCTGTTTGACGAGAAAAACGATATTAAAGTTACTTTTAAAGATGTAGCTGGGCTTGAAGGCGCTAAAGAAGAGATACAAGAAATAGTAGAATTTTTAAGAAACCCTGAAAAATATACTAACATAGGTGGTAAAATACCTAAAGGAGCACTACTTGTAGGACCTCCAGGAACAGGTAAAACCCTACTTGCTAAAGCAGTAGCAGGCGAAGCTAAAGTGCCTTTCTTCTCACTTTCAGGATCTGACTTTGTAGAGATGTTTGTAGGTGTAGGAGCATCTAGAGTTCGTGACTTGTTTAAACAAGCTAAAGAAAAATCGCCTGCTATCATATTTATAGATGAAATAGATGCTGTAGGTCGTGCCAGAGGTAAAAGTAACTTCTCAGGCTCTAATGATGAACGTGAAAACACCTTAAATCAACTACTTACAGAAATGGATGGTTTTGGTACTAATACTAACGTAATAGTATTAGCAGCTACTAACCGTGCAGATGTATTGGATAAAGCGTTAATGCGTGCAGGTCGTTTTGACCGACAAATTTATGTTGACTTACCAGATATCAGAGAACGAAAAGAAATTTTTGAAGTACACCTTAAGCCGCTT comes from the Flavobacterium arcticum genome and includes:
- a CDS encoding NUDIX hydrolase, yielding MYKVFVNDKPLFLTNKVEKETDFQIFLLESVDIEQLIVKMFNNKVNKALLYYPDEKAILKKLKEKLPVAKAGGGLVYNDNGEVLFIFRNGKWDLPKGGTERGEEMEETAMREVEEETGVKNLKIVKKLQKTYHVFKRNGQYKLKITYWYEMKTSYSGKLQGQLEEGIEKVAWLKPEEIKEVLTNSYENIKLLFKEDTATIIK
- a CDS encoding DUF4241 domain-containing protein, with the protein product MKNINDYEINYELEDEINDPELVEIHIGDVNLPTGKIIVADPFFTVEQRPFARTVEPDKYPVHIYMSKIDTMHHRVAYAKIKFRPETATKWILALTDDITGEEMQELGEDEFYGFPVESGLACFLDEKTNAALITKIEALQEKDPIANYYDVVLSDEFREYSGKNEFSRELGDWNDHRPNKDSDDNAIMFASGWGDGYYPAYWGVNNNGDTVELVIDFLINEFEEDDNGIRL
- the ftsH gene encoding ATP-dependent zinc metalloprotease FtsH → MSKDNKPSKTRINPWLIYGGILVAFLAINFFGGDSTWNDPKPISLSKFYKFVDDNEVNKVVFNKSTAKVYLKEDAITKKEHEEVSKDIFDKPNAGPHYTLEIGNSELFQKKLDEALQAGKINEYNPEPESMWGDLLLTLLPILILVALWIFMMRRMSGGGAGGGGQIFNIGKSKAKLFDEKNDIKVTFKDVAGLEGAKEEIQEIVEFLRNPEKYTNIGGKIPKGALLVGPPGTGKTLLAKAVAGEAKVPFFSLSGSDFVEMFVGVGASRVRDLFKQAKEKSPAIIFIDEIDAVGRARGKSNFSGSNDERENTLNQLLTEMDGFGTNTNVIVLAATNRADVLDKALMRAGRFDRQIYVDLPDIRERKEIFEVHLKPLKKSEELDTDFLAKQTPGFSGADIANVCNEAALIAARKDKKSVDKQDFLDAVDRIVGGLEKKNKIITKEEKRAIAIHEAGHATISWMLEHAHPLVKVTIVPRGQSLGAAWYLPEERLIVRPEQMLDEMCATMGGRAAEKVIFDKISTGALSDLEKVTKQARAMVTIYGLNDKLGNITYYDSSGQNEYNFSKPYSEETARTIDEEISILIESQYKRAIDILGDNKDKLVKLADILIEKEVIFKDDLEDIFGKRPFDSDSTEAEVITEA
- the rsfS gene encoding ribosome silencing factor, whose translation is MAKKNISNDDLLANIIKGIEEVKGNDIDILDLRAIDNTVCDYFVICNGTSNTQVNAIVHSIQKTVSKELKDKPWHVEGTDNGEWVLMDYVNIVVHVFQKHIREYYNIESLWGDAKITSIGNNY
- the pyrE gene encoding orotate phosphoribosyltransferase, translating into MIFNTTTAEKTAELLLQINAIKLNPKNPFTWASGWKSPIYCDNRITLSFPEVRNYIREEFSRNIEQVYGKPDVIAGVATGAIGIGMLVADFMGLPFVYVRPEAKKHGRQNQIEGYLQEGQNVVVVEDLISTGNSSLQAVEALKAAGANVQGMVAIFTYDFDVSTENFKNAGITLNTLGNYDTLLQLAVTKEYITEEEHETLKEWRKNPSEWGQK
- a CDS encoding biotin--[acetyl-CoA-carboxylase] ligase, which translates into the protein MNIIKLSAINSTNDYLKELSSTRHVENFTIAVAEHQTQGRGQMGTQWETQQGKNLTFSVLVKDLLLEINAIFYLNAAVAVSVIDALEMFNISGLSIKWPNDILAGNKKLGGILIENNIRSNGEIHSVVGIGINVNQTDFEGLPKATSLALVAEREFDKNAVMVAIAENLKRNLSLLLHKDADALWDKYLQQLYKKNIPMPFEKEGMRFMGIIKGVSKNGSLEVQLEDDNIVFYKVKEVQLLY
- a CDS encoding SRPBCC family protein, with product MNLQSPKVTVEKSAQYIFESLSNVKNFEKLMPENIAKFEVTGDDSFIFGLKGMPEIKLKMKEKTPPNKLVLGAASDKLPFTLTGNINTVSDTSSEVQLLFEGEFNAMMAMMVKGPISKFIETLAKNMHKL